The following are from one region of the Muntiacus reevesi chromosome 3, mMunRee1.1, whole genome shotgun sequence genome:
- the DIPK1B gene encoding divergent protein kinase domain 1B, translating into MRRLRRLAHLVLFCPFSKGLQGRLPGLRVKYVFLVWLGVLAGSWLAYVHYSSYAELCRGHVCRVVICDQYHKGIISGSLCQDLCSLQQVEWRTCLSSVPGQQVYSGLWQGREVTIKCGLEESLSLKAGADVAPRRELVLFDKPTRGTSIKEFREMTLSFLKANLGDLPSLPALVGQVLLMADFNKDSRVSLAEAKSVWALLQRNEFLLLLSLQGKGHASPLLGHCGDLYVTEGVPRSSGPAAALPALLRPLLPPALHGALQQWLGPAWPWRAKIAIGLLEFVEELFHGAYGTFYMCETTLANVGYTAKYDFRMADLQQVAPEAAVRRFLRGRHCERSADCTYGRDCRAPCDTLLRQCKGDLVQPNLAKVCELLRHYLLPGAPAGLRAELGRQLRTCATLSGLASQVEAHHSLVLSHLKTLLWKEISNTKYT; encoded by the exons GGCCGGCTCCCAGGCCTGAGGGTCAAGTATGTCTTCCTGGTGTGGCTGGGCGTCCTCGCGGGCAGCTGGCTGGCCTACGTGCACTACTCGTCCTACGCGGAGCTCTGCCGCGGCCACGTCTGCAGAGTGGTCATC TGTGACCAGTACCACAAGGGCATCATCTCAGGCTCCCTCTGCCAGGACCTGTGCAGCCTGCAGCAGGTGGAGTGGAGGACCTGCCTCTCCTCCGTCCCAGGCCAGCAG GTGTATAGCGGGCTCTGGCAGGGCAGGGAGGTGACCATCAAGTGTGGCCTCGAGGAGAGCCTGAGCTTGAAGGCCGGGGCCGATGTGGCCCCGCGGCGGGAACTGGTGCTCTTTGACAAGCCCACTCGGGGCACCTCGATTAAGGAGTTCCGGGAGATGACCCTCAGCTTTCTCAAG GCGAACCTAGGGGACCTTCCCTCCCTGCCCGCGCTGGTCGGCCAGGTCCTGCTCATGGCCGACTTCAACAAGGACAGCAGGGTGTCGCTGGCCGAGGCCAAGTCGGTGTGGGCGCTGCTGCAGCGCAACgagttcctgctgctgctgtcccTGCAGGGGAAGGGGCACGCCTCCCCGCTGCTGGGCCACTGCGGGGACCTCTACGTCACGGAGGGCGTCCCGCGCAGCTCGGGGCCCGCGGCCGCCCTCCCGGCGCTGCTGCGGCCGCTGCTGCCGCCCGCCCTGCACGGGGCCCTGCAGCAGTGGCTGGGGCCCGCCTGGCCCTGGCGCGCCAAGATCGCCATCGGCCTGCTGGAATTCGTGGAGGAGCTCTTCCACGGCGCCTACGGGACCTTCTACATGTGCGAGACCACGCTGGCGAACGTGGGCTACACGGCCAAGTACGACTTCAGGATGGCCGACCTGCAGCAGGTGGCGCCCGAGGCCGCCGTGCGCCGCTTCCTGCGCGGCCGCCACTGCGAGCGCAGCGCCGACTGCACCTACGGGCGCGACTGCCGGGCGCCCTGCGACACGCTCCTGCGCCAGTGCAAGGGCGACCTGGTGCAGCCCAACCTGGCCAAAGTCTGCGAGCTGCTGCGCCACTACCTGCTGCCCGGCGCCCCCGCCGGCCTGCGCGCCGAGCTGGGCCGGCAGCTGCGCACCTGCGCCACGCTGAGCGGGCTGGCCAGCCAGGTGGAGGCCCACCACTCGCTGGTGCTCAGCCATCTCAAGACCCTGCTCTGGAAGGAGATCTCCAACACCAAGTACACgtga